The uncultured Subdoligranulum sp. genomic sequence ACTTCCTCGTCCCCGATGGTGCCGGTGCACTCCGCCTTCAGGACGGCCTTCACGTCGTTGGCGGTCTCCCCGGTGGCGAGATCCGCCAGGCCGGACGCCGTGTTATATGCATTATACTGGGCCAGCAGATACACACCCGCCGGGATTTCCACATCCCCGATGGTGCCCACACTGGACGGCGTGGACAGATTGCAGCCCGCCAGCGTCAGCAGCATGGAACCGGCCATGCCCAGGCTCAGCAGTTTGGTCTTGATCGAACGCATAGAGAATTCTCCCCTTTAATAAACTCTCCTGCGGCACAGTGCCGCAACATAAATGCTATTATACCGCGTTTGACCGCACATTGCAAGCCCTGCCTTCCTGTGGTATACTGGTGAAAATTCTATGGAAGGAAGATCGTTTATGCTGCTGCACGATCAACTGGCACCCCTTAAGGACAGTGACTGGGCTCCCTTTCTCGCCTCCGAGTGCGCCAAGCCCTACTTTCCGGCGCTGGACGCCTTTGTGACCGGGGCTGCTGCTTCCCGCACCGTCTACCCGGCACCGGAAAACATCTTTGCGGCGTTCCGCGCCTGCCCGGCCCGCCAGGTCCGGGTGGTCATCCTCGGCCAGGACCCCTACCATGAGCCCGGCCAGGCCATGGGGCTCTCCTTCTCGGTGCCCGATGACTGCAAGACGCCGCCCAGCCTCAAGAACATCTTCAAGGAACTGGAGGCGGAGTTCGGCCCGGTGCCGGTCCGCCACAACGACCTGACCCCCTGGGCCCGCCAGGGCGTGCTGCTGCTGAACACCGTGCTGACGGTGGAAAGGGGCGCCGCCTTTTCCCACGCGGGCCACGGGTGGGAGACCTTCACCAGGGCGGCCCTTGCCTATCTGACCTCTCTGGACGCCGGGCCGCTGGCCGCCATCCTGTGGGGAAAACCGGCCCAGAAATACGCACCCCTGTTCCGGGCCGCGGCAGCGCAGCGTCCCGTGCTGGTTCTGGAATCCGCCCACCCCAGCCCGCTGTCCGCCTACCGGGGCTTTTTCGGCTCGGCGCCCTTCGGAAAGGTAAACGCCTTTTTGCAGCAGCACGGGGCGCCGCCCATTGTGTGGCAACCCTAACCTACCTTTTATAATAACCGGCAAGGAGAATTTCCATGATTCGTGAAATCTGCAAGGATGTGCTGTTTCTCGGCCGCAAGGCGGAGGCCGCCACCCCCGACGACCTGCCCGTGGCCGCCGACCTGCTGGAGACGCTGGCCTACCACAAGGAGGGCTGCGTGGGGATGGCCGCCAACATGATCGGGGTGAACAAGCGCATCATCGCCTTCGACAACGATGGGCAGTATATGGTCATGTTCAACCCCGAGATTCTGCGCAAATCCGGCCCCTATGACACCGAGGAGGGCTGTCTTTCCCTGACCGGCGTCCGCCCGGTGAAGCGGTGGAAGACCATCAAGGTGCAGTGGCAGAACGAGCAGTTCCAGACCCGCATCAAAAATTTTACCGGCTGGACGGCGGAGATCATCCAGCACGAGATCGATCACTGTGAAGGCATCATCATCTGAGGAGGGAGTTTGTATGTTTACCGGCAAAGTGGCGGTGGTAACGGGCGGCGCCAGAGGCATCGGCAAAGCCATCGCCGATTCGTTCCGAAAGGCAGGCGCCCATGTCTGCGTCATTGACCTGCTGCCCAACGATTATTTTGTGGGCGACCTGGCGGACCAGAGCGTGCTGGAGGCATTCGCCCGCAAGGTGCTGGCGGACTATGGTCATGTAGATTACCTCATCAACAACGCCATGCCGCTGAAGAAGGGCATCGACCAGTGCAGCTACGAGGAGTTCAACTACGCCCTTCGGGTGGGGGTCACGGCGCCCTTTTATCTGGCCAAGCTGTTTGCGCCCCATCTGGCCCCCGGCGCCTCCATCGTGAACATCTCCTCCTCCCGGGACCGAATGAGCCAGCCCCAGACCGAGAGCTACACCGCGGCCAAGGGCGGCATCTCCGCCCTGACCCACGCACTGGCCGTGAGCCTGGCCGGCAAAGCCCGGGTGAATTCCATCTCTCCGGGCTGGATCGACACCGACTATACCGTCTATGAGGGCCCCGACGCCTGCCAGCAGCCCGCCGGGCGTGTGGGCAACCCCATGGACATCGCCAACATGGTGCTCTATCTCTGTTCCGATAAGGCGGGCTTCATCACCGGGGAGAACATCTGCATCGACGGCGGCATGACCCGCCAGATGATCTACCACAACGACTTCGGATGGACGCTGCAGGGAGGCAATGGGGAATGAAAATCGCCATTCTCTCGGACACCCACGGCCTGCTGCGCCCCCGGGTGCTGGAATTTCTGAAAACCGCCGACGTGATCCTGCACGGCGGTGACATCAACCGGCAGTCTATCGTGGACGAGCTGCGGCAGTATGCGCCCCTTTATGTGGTCCGCGGCAACAACGACAAGGAATGGGCCGAAGGTCTGCCCCACCACCTCACCGTGACGCTGGGAGGGCTGCGGTTTTTCATGGTACACAACAAAAAGGAACTGCCCGCCGACCTGGCCGATGTGGACGTGGTGGTGTTCGGGCACTCCCACAAATATCTGCAGGAGGAAAAAGACGGTGTGCTATGGCTCAATCCCGGCTCCTGCGGACCGCGCCGCTTCCACCAGGAGATCACCCTGATGATGGCCGATGTGGAGGACGGCAAGATCACCGTGGAGAAGATCACCATCCCCCATGAGGAATCCTGATGCAGCCGGTCCCGCTGCGTGCCGGGCCGGAAGGGAGGCATGCCTGATGGCACACACATACACGCTCGGTGGCAAAACCGTTACCGTCTTCCCCTGTGAGACGGCCCATGCCCCGGTAGTCTACCTGAACACCTTTGACGAGGAAGGGGCCCGGGTTCTGGCCCGGCTGCAAAGCCTCGGCCCGGTCCCCTGTTCCCTGGTGGCCATCAGCCAGCTGGACTGGAACCGCGATATGGCCCCCTGGGATGCGCCGTCCGCCTTCCGGGGCGGAGATGCCTGCACCGGCGGGGCCGATGCCTATCTGGAGCTGCTCACGGGGACCATTCTGCCCGCCGCCGAGAGGGAACTGAACGGCGCCCCCTGCTGGCGCGGGCTGGCCGGCTATTCCCTGGCCGGGCTGTTCGCCCTCTACGCTCTCTACCACACCGACTGCTTTGCCCGCGCTGCCACCATGTCCGGCTCCCTCTGGTTTCCCGGATTCCGGGACTACGCCCTCTCCCACCCTTTTTGCCGACGGCCGGATTGCGTGTATTTTTCCCTGGGCCGCCGGGAGAGCAAGACCCGCAATCCCCTGCTGAAAACGGTGGGGGAAAACACCGAGGCCCTCTACCGGCACTGCCGTGCCCTGGGCATTCCTTCAATCTTCCGGTATCACCCCGGCAACCACTACGGCCACGCCGTGGAGCGCACCGCCGACGGCATCGCCTGGCTTTTGAACCCTGATGCCGCAGAAGATGCCCCTGCCCTGTAATTTTGTATAGCAAAACCGCCGCAGACAGCCTTTTCTCTGCTGTCTGCGGCGGTTTGTTTTGTTTTTTTCAGAGGTCGCCGTCGGGGGCCTGGCCGTCGTGGGCCAGCCATTTGCATTCGGTCAGCTCCATATTGGTGAAGACCGCCCGGAAGGAGGAATCCTCGGGGCTACAGGCGTAGATGCCGAAACGGATTTCCCTGGTCGCCTCATGAAGGTGCGCAATGCGCATCTGATGGAAGGTAACGCCATCCTCGGAGCATTCGATACAGAAGTCATCCTCCCGGCGGCTCAGCCGGTACCACATGGATTTCACCGTGGCAGGAATCTCGGTGGTGGCCCAGTCGGAATAGCCGTGGTTGGTCACCACGCTGCCCAGGTGCTGGAAGCGCTCGTTCTCATACTCGATGGAACCCTTGAGCCAGTTCTCGCTGTCCAGATACAGCACCACGCCGCACTGGTCAAAGCGGTGGTGGCTCTCGGTGAATTCCGTTTTGACTACGAAGGAGAAGAACTTTTCCTCCGTGCGCATCTGTAAAACAGGGGCGTTGTCGTTGCGGAAATGGTAGTAGGTGCGCTGCCACAGATCGGTGTGGGGTCTGGTGACAATCTCGATGCGCTCCGGCGTGATCGTGCAGGCAGCCGGTTCCCTTGTCCATTGCAGTTTCGTCACATCAAAGGCCATTTTTGTTCCTCCAGTATTTCTTTTTGTCTTCCTCGGTAATCTTGCGCAGCACCCGGCAGGGATTGCCCACCGCCACCACCCCGTCGGGGATATCCCGGTTCACCAGACTGCCCGCACCGATGACGGTATTGCTGCCGATGGTCACACCGGGCAGCACCGTCACCGAGGCGCCGAACCAGACGTTATCCCCCACCGTGATGGGGTAGGCGTATTCCAGCCCCTGGTTGCGCTGTTCGGTATCCAGCGG encodes the following:
- a CDS encoding uracil-DNA glycosylase, translating into MLLHDQLAPLKDSDWAPFLASECAKPYFPALDAFVTGAAASRTVYPAPENIFAAFRACPARQVRVVILGQDPYHEPGQAMGLSFSVPDDCKTPPSLKNIFKELEAEFGPVPVRHNDLTPWARQGVLLLNTVLTVERGAAFSHAGHGWETFTRAALAYLTSLDAGPLAAILWGKPAQKYAPLFRAAAAQRPVLVLESAHPSPLSAYRGFFGSAPFGKVNAFLQQHGAPPIVWQP
- a CDS encoding peptide deformylase is translated as MIREICKDVLFLGRKAEAATPDDLPVAADLLETLAYHKEGCVGMAANMIGVNKRIIAFDNDGQYMVMFNPEILRKSGPYDTEEGCLSLTGVRPVKRWKTIKVQWQNEQFQTRIKNFTGWTAEIIQHEIDHCEGIII
- a CDS encoding SDR family oxidoreductase: MFTGKVAVVTGGARGIGKAIADSFRKAGAHVCVIDLLPNDYFVGDLADQSVLEAFARKVLADYGHVDYLINNAMPLKKGIDQCSYEEFNYALRVGVTAPFYLAKLFAPHLAPGASIVNISSSRDRMSQPQTESYTAAKGGISALTHALAVSLAGKARVNSISPGWIDTDYTVYEGPDACQQPAGRVGNPMDIANMVLYLCSDKAGFITGENICIDGGMTRQMIYHNDFGWTLQGGNGE
- a CDS encoding metallophosphoesterase family protein, whose protein sequence is MKIAILSDTHGLLRPRVLEFLKTADVILHGGDINRQSIVDELRQYAPLYVVRGNNDKEWAEGLPHHLTVTLGGLRFFMVHNKKELPADLADVDVVVFGHSHKYLQEEKDGVLWLNPGSCGPRRFHQEITLMMADVEDGKITVEKITIPHEES
- a CDS encoding alpha/beta hydrolase-fold protein → MAHTYTLGGKTVTVFPCETAHAPVVYLNTFDEEGARVLARLQSLGPVPCSLVAISQLDWNRDMAPWDAPSAFRGGDACTGGADAYLELLTGTILPAAERELNGAPCWRGLAGYSLAGLFALYALYHTDCFARAATMSGSLWFPGFRDYALSHPFCRRPDCVYFSLGRRESKTRNPLLKTVGENTEALYRHCRALGIPSIFRYHPGNHYGHAVERTADGIAWLLNPDAAEDAPAL
- a CDS encoding DUF1349 domain-containing protein is translated as MAFDVTKLQWTREPAACTITPERIEIVTRPHTDLWQRTYYHFRNDNAPVLQMRTEEKFFSFVVKTEFTESHHRFDQCGVVLYLDSENWLKGSIEYENERFQHLGSVVTNHGYSDWATTEIPATVKSMWYRLSRREDDFCIECSEDGVTFHQMRIAHLHEATREIRFGIYACSPEDSSFRAVFTNMELTECKWLAHDGQAPDGDL